From a single Bacillus sp. E(2018) genomic region:
- the rpmG gene encoding 50S ribosomal protein L33: MRKKVFLACKQCSKRNYTTMKNQQNNPERVEVKKFCSYCNAHTIHQETK, from the coding sequence ATGAGAAAAAAAGTTTTTTTAGCCTGTAAACAATGCTCAAAACGAAATTATACAACGATGAAGAACCAGCAAAACAATCCTGAACGAGTCGAGGTTAAAAAGTTTTGCAGCTACTGCAATGCTCATACCATTCACCAGGAAACGAAGTAA
- a CDS encoding Mini-ribonuclease 3, whose product MKITDSDIKQLNGTTLAYMGDAVMEQFVREHLIRNGQVKPNKLHVSATKFVSAKAQASMVVQLLEENYFTEEEVAVIKRGRNANQGTVPKNTDVQTYRHATSFEAIIGYLYLLNKHERLTNMMEYVLSENKKGEV is encoded by the coding sequence ATGAAGATAACGGACTCAGATATTAAACAACTGAACGGAACCACGCTTGCTTATATGGGAGATGCGGTGATGGAGCAGTTCGTGCGTGAACACCTAATCCGTAATGGACAGGTGAAGCCGAATAAGCTCCACGTATCTGCAACAAAGTTTGTTTCAGCAAAAGCGCAAGCGAGCATGGTCGTTCAGCTGCTTGAAGAAAACTATTTTACAGAAGAAGAGGTCGCTGTTATTAAGCGTGGCCGCAATGCGAACCAAGGAACCGTTCCGAAAAATACGGATGTTCAAACGTATCGACATGCAACAAGCTTTGAAGCAATCATCGGTTATCTTTATCTGTTGAATAAGCATGAACGTCTAACGAACATGATGGAATATGTGTTATCAGAAAATAAAAAGGGGGAGGTCTAA
- the sigH gene encoding RNA polymerase sporulation sigma factor SigH, translating to MNIDLKERSVSDYELMEDESLVELVHEGDSAALEYLINKYKNFVRAKARSYFLIGADREDIIQEGMIGLYKAIRDFKEDKLSSFKAFAELCITRQMITAIKTATRQKHIPLNSYVSLDKPIYDEESDRTLMDVICGTKVTDPEELIINQEEFDDIEVKMGEILSDLERKVLMLYLDGRSYQEISVDLDRHVKSIDNALQRVKRKLERYLELREISS from the coding sequence GTGAACATAGATCTCAAGGAACGGTCAGTAAGCGATTACGAGCTCATGGAAGATGAAAGCCTTGTGGAACTGGTTCATGAGGGGGACAGCGCAGCACTTGAATATTTGATCAACAAATATAAAAACTTTGTTCGAGCGAAAGCAAGATCATACTTTTTGATCGGTGCAGACCGTGAAGATATCATTCAAGAAGGCATGATCGGGCTGTACAAAGCCATTCGCGATTTTAAAGAGGACAAGCTGTCATCCTTTAAAGCTTTTGCCGAACTATGTATAACAAGGCAAATGATTACCGCTATCAAAACGGCAACTAGACAAAAGCACATTCCGTTAAATTCTTACGTGTCGTTGGACAAGCCGATCTATGATGAGGAGTCCGACCGTACACTAATGGATGTAATATGCGGTACAAAAGTCACTGATCCGGAAGAACTGATTATCAATCAAGAAGAATTTGATGATATTGAAGTAAAGATGGGAGAAATATTAAGTGACCTGGAACGTAAAGTTCTGATGCTGTATCTTGACGGAAGATCGTACCAGGAAATCTCAGTGGATCTCGACAGACACGTGAAGTCGATCGACAACGCGCTTCAGCGAGTGAAACGTAAATTAGAGCGTTATTTAGAACTAAGAGAAATATCATCTTAA
- the rlmB gene encoding 23S rRNA (guanosine(2251)-2'-O)-methyltransferase RlmB — translation MSEAKEQKEQELIIGRNPVMEVLRSGRDINKIFVGEGSQKGPVSTIVSMAKKQNVLVQYVPKQKLDSLSGGGNHQGVIAGVAAYSYADIDDLFKIAEERGEEPFFILLDELEDPHNLGSIMRTADAVGAHGIIIPKRRSVGLTATVAKASTGAIEYIPVVRVTNLVQTMKELRDRGMWFAGADMKGKDDYRQAKWDMPLGLVIGSEGKGMGRLVSETCDFLVQLPMKGKVTSLNASVAASLLMYEVYRNRNPLEARK, via the coding sequence ATGAGTGAAGCAAAAGAACAAAAAGAACAAGAACTGATCATTGGCCGAAATCCGGTTATGGAAGTACTGCGCTCCGGCCGTGATATTAATAAAATTTTCGTAGGTGAAGGATCTCAAAAAGGACCTGTAAGTACGATCGTCTCTATGGCGAAAAAACAAAATGTCCTTGTGCAATATGTACCAAAGCAAAAGCTCGATTCATTAAGCGGAGGAGGCAATCACCAAGGTGTAATCGCAGGTGTTGCAGCCTACTCTTACGCAGATATTGATGATTTATTTAAAATTGCCGAAGAGCGTGGAGAAGAACCGTTCTTTATTTTATTGGACGAGCTTGAAGATCCTCATAATCTAGGTTCGATCATGCGTACGGCTGATGCAGTCGGTGCACATGGCATCATCATTCCGAAAAGACGTTCAGTAGGATTAACAGCTACTGTAGCAAAAGCTTCAACAGGTGCGATTGAGTACATTCCTGTTGTCCGTGTAACGAATCTTGTCCAAACGATGAAAGAGTTAAGAGACCGCGGTATGTGGTTTGCCGGCGCTGACATGAAAGGAAAAGATGACTACAGACAAGCGAAATGGGACATGCCATTAGGTCTTGTGATCGGAAGCGAAGGAAAAGGGATGGGAAGACTCGTATCAGAAACGTGCGATTTTCTTGTTCAGCTTCCGATGAAAGGGAAGGTTACCTCGCTTAATGCATCCGTTGCCGCTAGTCTTTTGATGTATGAAGTGTACCGTAACCGCAATCCGTTAGAAGCGCGAAAATGA
- a CDS encoding NYN domain-containing protein codes for MKTRHYLIVDGYNIIGAWPELRSLKTSDFAKARDLLIEYMAEYQGTTGYQVIVVFDAHLTPGTEKKTKNHRVEVIFTRENETADERIERLVGELKSIDTRIYVATSDSTEQWQIFGKGALRKSARELKNEMDEIEKHIHVSVGERKRKQTSSSILLSDEIAEIFERWRRGQK; via the coding sequence ATGAAAACTCGCCACTATTTGATTGTTGATGGCTACAACATCATTGGCGCCTGGCCCGAACTACGGAGCTTAAAAACATCGGATTTTGCCAAAGCAAGAGACCTGCTGATCGAATATATGGCAGAATACCAGGGAACGACTGGGTATCAAGTGATCGTTGTATTTGATGCCCACCTCACACCTGGTACAGAGAAAAAAACGAAAAACCACCGCGTTGAAGTCATTTTTACAAGAGAGAACGAAACGGCAGATGAACGGATCGAACGTCTAGTCGGTGAGTTAAAATCAATCGATACGCGAATATACGTAGCAACTTCAGATTCAACGGAGCAGTGGCAGATTTTTGGTAAGGGTGCATTACGAAAATCTGCGAGAGAATTAAAGAATGAGATGGATGAGATAGAAAAGCATATCCATGTGTCCGTTGGCGAGCGGAAAAGGAAGCAAACCTCCTCCTCTATCCTTCTTTCAGACGAAATTGCCGAAATATTTGAAAGATGGAGAAGAGGGCAAAAATAA